A genomic stretch from Onychostoma macrolepis isolate SWU-2019 chromosome 02, ASM1243209v1, whole genome shotgun sequence includes:
- the LOC131531112 gene encoding helicase SRCAP-like, producing MFGAGRRYYQHSVLAKGPTTIAPWTSQTPGSVRARARTSLSPVPPTVRQASLSSPPAAYQSSSLAVHLSSPLSVANPSPLAARQSSQPAAHSSPPFVGKSCPLPLAVHSSTPSTSHMPLGMLVEYEGMSWAPDPERPLVTAPQGLAPVSAPAPELTPVQALAPDQSQVMYPEIFSTGTILVGLVMSVGVPEKWAASLVMAAEAIPKPPASPVASIEAVPECTPEEVPVTPFSPRRCCGSHVWPRGGLRFRAQPGKGSSSCG from the coding sequence ATGTTTGGCGCTGGACGACGCTACTATCAACACTCTGTTCTGGCAAAGGGGCCAACCACCATTgccccgtggacctcccagacacccgGGAGTGTCCGGGCCCGAGCCAGAACCAGTCTGTCGCCAGTCCCGCCTACAGTTCGTCAGGCAAGTCTGTCCAGCCCGCCGGCCGCTTATCAGTCAAGTTCGCTGGCTGTTCATCTGTCTAGTCCGCTGTCTGTGGCTAACCCAAGCCCGCTGGCAGCTCGTCAGTCAAGTCAGCCGGCTGCTCACTCAAGCCCGCCGTTCGTGGGGAAGTCATGCCCGCTGCCACTCGCGGTTCACTCAAGCACGCCATCCACCTCACACATGCCCCTAGGAATGCTGGTGGAGTATGAGGGGATGTCGTGGGCTCCAGATCCAGAGCGCCCTCTAGTGACAGCTCCTCAAGGGTTAgctccagtgtcggctccagccccagagctcACTCCAGTGCAGGCTCTAGCCCCAGACCAGAGTCAAGTCATGTATCCAGAAATATTTTCCACAGGAACCATTCTTGTTGGTCTTGTCATGTCTGTTGGGGTTCCTGAGAAGTGGGCTGCTTCTCTCGTCATGGCTGCGGAGGCCATTCCCAAGCCGCCTGCTTCTCCAGTTGCCTCAATAGAAGCGGTTCCTGAGTGCACCCCTGAAGAGGTCCCTGTCACCCCATTCAGCCCAAGGAGGTGCTGTGGGTCTCATGTCTGGCCCAGAGGAGGCCTCCGTTTCCGTGCCCAGCCCGGTAAGGGCTCAAGTTCCTGTGGATAA